In Iodobacter fluviatilis, one DNA window encodes the following:
- a CDS encoding RHS repeat-associated core domain-containing protein: protein MGTYLNPTPAETKGEYTERGELVRDVMKQYALVPLDAQLSKDVQSNVGEFDKWIQELTGGKLSLNDLQMVLAGIPVVGNLIAASDVIIGLYELTQKQEEPGLMDWFGIGVDTIGVIPLPPGLAPLRMTLRPVIAVVKQSVVANKGAVASAVVEVIISHIMADQRVAATVETAVQDLSKAIKPIMESVATFIIGLIDQFALFLTQLASGKLDSNYRAVPAGIAYNKGTNFRDAKATKASIFHALLEIHASARNVVINTISQLALATEQKEWLMQAADHLQRKISPQVKAKMKDLGDDKVQGSIAQLLKTLLERLAHKKTNKTHGSATPGVKSEAKYRVSQQQFEKSRKLKKAEKAPNSCKSCPITGGTDNSIGFALGEESFSHTDFVLPGVMPIVWARTYNSRLACFDQSSQGARWLTPFHTRFDLSDDGMVYIDDQGRETPYPRLKVGEHHQDRSEGQTLSQLSDKLLTVAHGHELLEIFERHGESYLLAMLRDRAGNEIVLDYDIQGRLSRLRNGESPWALLQYDAHNRISSISLASTPPRQLASYQYNDAGDLISASDEDQQRWQYQYQHHLITRYTDRTGRGQNIEWDGTDAKSKAIREYADDGSNSIQLEYVPDLRLTITTNALAQETYYYFDIDGYVYRTVYPDGKEEWAFRDEAKNLTKHIHPDGTAESFIYDDKDNLIEHIRPDQTRVLMAYDDKDQLIRITDPSGHEWLREYDAQGNLTKETDPLGHCTQYSYNPQGLPVAIKDAKGGSKKLAYLPNGQLSSYTDCSGKTSQWQYDARGRLIVAQDAAGNASQYHYGSDGQLAKVVNPDGTHSLLQYDAEGRLLSHTDALQAKTQFDYDRAGRVSSRKDAANQTLSYQYDKLGRLLSLINENKEAYRFTYDVASRLQEETDFGNKRTRYQYEAATGRLQQIDEAGKITTLAYDETGRLTARQSGQSSERFRYDVLGRIFAAKNQYSECHFGFDAVGNLITERHEYKLFGQQQQYNWQHEYDELGNRIASIRPDGQRTDWLIYGSGHVHGILWNKQEIASFERDDLHRETQRTLGNQLTAHTHFDKMGRITQQTLSGKTSSHRSYKYDPVGQMLGISDSRSGQISYQYDPVGRLIAANSRLGHESFAFDPASNLVDTKHQAGNSTSSSLPTMPAVLGNLLKQYAGTHYKYDARSNLIEKQQGEQTTKYSWDGFNRLSKISSQAGETKYFYDVFGRRIGKENAQGKTEFIWDGDVIALEKNAEHTRHYLFEPNSFIPLAQIITANDDSEKMAYYHVDHLGTPQTLSDENGEIAWSAEYKAWGEAQVVISEAAKTAGINNPIRFQGQYFDEESGLHYNRHRYYDPEIGRFISSDPIGLEGGLNLHLYALNPTEWIDPLGLANKYRKKDGTFGKKPGPKPANKSDGTHGNCLTSDRKAVGYELRDINSGKIVKYGETTELNPSDRYSRTEYENMNARMFVVKRGTKCEMHKWQHEKILAYKATHNGERPIYNFNDY from the coding sequence ATGGGCACATACCTTAATCCTACCCCCGCAGAAACCAAGGGCGAATACACCGAGCGCGGCGAGCTAGTGCGCGATGTGATGAAGCAATACGCGCTGGTGCCGCTGGATGCGCAATTGTCTAAAGATGTGCAAAGCAATGTTGGGGAGTTTGATAAGTGGATTCAGGAGCTAACGGGCGGCAAGTTATCGCTGAATGATTTGCAAATGGTTTTGGCGGGCATTCCCGTAGTGGGCAATCTGATTGCGGCCAGCGATGTGATTATTGGCTTGTATGAGTTAACGCAAAAGCAAGAAGAACCCGGCCTGATGGATTGGTTTGGCATTGGGGTAGATACGATAGGCGTGATTCCGCTGCCACCGGGCTTGGCGCCGCTGCGTATGACTTTGCGCCCAGTGATTGCCGTCGTGAAGCAATCCGTGGTTGCCAATAAAGGCGCAGTGGCTTCTGCCGTGGTTGAAGTCATTATCAGCCATATCATGGCTGACCAGCGGGTGGCGGCCACCGTAGAAACAGCGGTTCAAGACCTGAGCAAAGCCATTAAGCCAATTATGGAAAGCGTGGCGACGTTTATCATCGGTCTGATTGATCAGTTTGCTTTATTTCTCACGCAACTAGCGAGTGGAAAGCTAGATAGCAATTATCGTGCTGTTCCAGCGGGGATTGCTTACAACAAAGGCACTAATTTCCGCGATGCCAAGGCCACCAAGGCCAGTATCTTCCATGCCCTGTTGGAGATCCATGCCAGCGCCAGAAATGTGGTCATCAATACCATTAGCCAGTTGGCGCTCGCTACGGAGCAAAAAGAATGGCTAATGCAAGCTGCAGATCACTTACAACGTAAAATTTCACCGCAGGTGAAAGCGAAGATGAAAGATCTGGGCGATGACAAAGTACAAGGCAGCATTGCCCAGCTGCTCAAAACCTTGTTAGAACGTCTGGCACATAAAAAAACCAATAAAACTCATGGCTCCGCTACGCCGGGGGTGAAGTCTGAAGCCAAATACCGCGTCTCCCAACAGCAGTTTGAAAAATCCCGCAAACTTAAAAAAGCAGAAAAAGCCCCCAATAGCTGCAAAAGCTGCCCGATTACTGGCGGCACCGACAATTCGATTGGCTTTGCCCTTGGTGAAGAAAGCTTCAGCCACACAGATTTTGTATTACCCGGCGTGATGCCTATTGTTTGGGCCCGTACTTATAACTCCCGCTTAGCGTGTTTTGACCAAAGCAGCCAAGGCGCACGCTGGCTGACGCCATTCCACACCCGCTTTGATCTAAGTGACGATGGCATGGTGTATATCGACGATCAGGGGCGTGAAACCCCTTATCCTCGCTTAAAAGTGGGCGAACACCACCAAGACCGCAGCGAAGGCCAAACCCTCAGCCAGCTGAGCGACAAACTGCTCACCGTGGCGCATGGCCATGAGCTGCTTGAGATTTTTGAGCGTCATGGCGAAAGCTATTTACTGGCCATGTTGCGCGACCGGGCTGGTAATGAAATTGTGCTGGATTATGATATTCAGGGCCGCCTGAGCCGCCTGAGAAATGGCGAATCGCCTTGGGCGTTGTTGCAATACGATGCGCACAACAGAATCAGCAGCATTAGCTTAGCCAGCACGCCCCCTCGCCAACTCGCCAGCTATCAGTACAACGATGCGGGCGATTTGATAAGTGCCAGCGACGAAGACCAGCAGCGCTGGCAGTATCAATACCAACACCATCTTATTACCCGCTACACCGACCGCACCGGTCGAGGCCAGAATATCGAGTGGGACGGCACAGACGCCAAATCCAAAGCGATTCGTGAATACGCCGATGATGGCAGCAACAGTATCCAACTCGAATATGTGCCTGATCTGCGCCTGACCATCACCACCAATGCGCTGGCACAAGAGACTTACTATTACTTTGATATCGACGGCTATGTGTATCGCACGGTTTACCCCGATGGCAAAGAGGAATGGGCCTTCAGGGATGAAGCTAAAAACCTGACCAAACACATCCATCCCGATGGCACGGCTGAAAGCTTTATCTATGACGACAAAGACAATCTGATTGAACATATCCGCCCGGATCAAACTCGGGTGTTGATGGCCTATGACGATAAAGACCAGCTAATCCGCATCACCGATCCAAGCGGCCATGAATGGCTGCGCGAATATGATGCCCAGGGCAATCTCACCAAAGAAACCGATCCGCTGGGCCATTGCACCCAATACAGCTATAACCCGCAGGGCTTGCCCGTAGCGATTAAAGATGCCAAAGGCGGCAGTAAAAAACTCGCCTATCTGCCTAATGGCCAGCTCAGCAGCTATACCGATTGCTCCGGTAAAACCAGCCAATGGCAATACGATGCCCGTGGCCGCCTGATCGTGGCGCAAGATGCCGCAGGCAATGCCAGCCAATATCACTACGGTAGCGATGGCCAGCTGGCTAAAGTCGTCAATCCTGACGGCACACACAGCCTGCTGCAATACGATGCCGAAGGCCGCTTACTCAGCCACACCGACGCGCTGCAAGCTAAAACCCAGTTTGATTATGACCGCGCAGGCCGCGTCAGTAGCCGCAAAGACGCCGCCAATCAAACGCTGAGCTACCAATACGATAAGCTGGGCCGCCTGCTCAGCCTGATTAATGAAAATAAGGAGGCTTATCGTTTTACTTACGATGTCGCCAGCCGCCTGCAAGAAGAAACCGACTTCGGCAATAAACGCACCCGCTACCAATACGAAGCAGCAACGGGCCGCCTGCAGCAAATCGACGAAGCAGGCAAGATCACCACCCTTGCCTACGATGAAACCGGGCGCTTAACAGCAAGGCAGAGTGGCCAAAGCAGCGAGCGCTTTAGATACGACGTATTAGGGCGGATTTTCGCCGCAAAAAACCAATACAGCGAATGCCATTTTGGCTTTGATGCCGTCGGCAACCTCATCACCGAGCGCCACGAATACAAATTATTCGGCCAGCAACAGCAATACAACTGGCAGCATGAATACGATGAACTCGGCAACCGCATCGCCAGCATCCGCCCCGATGGCCAGCGCACCGACTGGCTGATTTACGGCAGCGGCCATGTGCACGGCATACTGTGGAACAAACAAGAAATCGCTAGCTTCGAACGTGACGATTTGCACCGTGAAACTCAGCGCACGCTGGGCAATCAGCTGACTGCCCACACCCATTTCGACAAAATGGGCCGCATTACCCAACAAACACTCAGCGGTAAAACCAGCAGCCACCGCAGCTACAAATACGATCCAGTTGGCCAAATGCTAGGCATCAGCGACAGCCGCAGTGGCCAGATCAGCTATCAATATGACCCAGTGGGCCGCCTTATCGCCGCCAACAGCCGCCTCGGCCATGAAAGCTTTGCCTTTGACCCTGCAAGCAACTTAGTCGATACAAAACACCAAGCCGGCAATAGCACCAGCAGCAGCTTACCCACCATGCCCGCCGTACTCGGCAACTTATTAAAGCAATACGCCGGAACCCATTATAAATACGACGCCCGTAGCAATCTGATTGAAAAACAGCAAGGCGAACAAACCACTAAATACAGCTGGGATGGTTTTAACCGTCTGAGCAAAATCAGCAGCCAAGCAGGCGAAACCAAATACTTCTACGACGTATTCGGCCGTCGCATTGGCAAAGAAAATGCCCAGGGTAAGACAGAATTTATCTGGGATGGTGACGTGATCGCCCTGGAAAAAAACGCCGAACACACCCGCCACTACCTGTTCGAGCCCAACAGCTTTATCCCACTGGCACAGATCATTACCGCCAATGATGACAGTGAAAAAATGGCCTACTATCACGTAGACCACCTCGGCACGCCGCAAACACTCAGCGATGAAAACGGTGAGATCGCTTGGAGCGCGGAGTACAAGGCTTGGGGAGAAGCGCAGGTCGTCATTAGTGAAGCGGCAAAGACAGCGGGTATCAACAACCCAATCCGCTTCCAAGGCCAATACTTCGACGAAGAATCCGGCTTGCACTACAACCGCCACCGTTATTACGATCCGGAGATTGGGCGGTTTATTAGTAGTGATCCAATTGGGTTGGAAGGAGGCCTAAATTTACACCTTTACGCTTTAAATCCAACTGAGTGGATAGACCCATTAGGATTAGCAAATAAGTATCGTAAAAAGGATGGAACTTTTGGGAAAAAACCTGGGCCTAAGCCAGCAAATAAAAGCGATGGCACACATGGTAATTGCTTAACATCCGATAGAAAAGCAGTTGGATATGAATTAAGAGATATAAATAGCGGTAAGATTGTTAAGTATGGTGAAACTACAGAGTTGAATCCAAGTGATCGTTACTCTAGAACTGAATATGAAAATATGAATGCTCGTATGTTTGTAGTTAAACGAGGAACAAAGTGTGAGATGCACAAATGGCAGCATGAGAAGATACTTGCATATAAAGCTACACATAATGGTGAAAGACCGATTTATAATTTCAATGATTATTAA
- a CDS encoding type VI secretion system Vgr family protein, translating to MDMSQLLASFAAAFNQDQRLISLQLGDGAAWGEQLLPQQVSGSEGMNQAYRYQIDCLSPDGALELKSLLGLPVVLSVADANGSEIERCGVVSQAKLLGSDGGFAKYALTVEPPFALLRYRRTSRVFQDLSVPDLVKQVLAEHQAKNPVFAAVQTLDFKLSGTHGPRSYCLQYRESDYDFLVRLMQEEGLAWRFAHQAGDNPQVQLVVFDDAFAVPEAQDSQVRFHRADATEESDSLTEWNSQRQVGSSSVSLASFNYKAANTSHTADHSAVDQGDGGQQIQSSFEDYDAQTHYYASDAEGLSHYANLRQQALDAQKKSFTGSGTLRSLQAGQWFRLEDHPAHEWDAAEQREFAITELKFTAQNNLPADLTQQLGLVAPSLLVGAVSTANPPYQADFTAQRRGQPITPAFAHEPLSKPKSKGVQTATVVGPAGSEVHTDEQGRIKVQFHWQRAAEHPEFGANLDDKSSCWIRVSMPSAGAGFGHQFIPRIGQEVLVDFIEGDIDRPIVTAVVYNGSHPVPTFSGAGALPANKTLSGIKTKEHEGGQYGEMLFDDTKGEVRTKLSSEHGKTQLNMGYLIHPRTDGKGEPRGEGFELRTDKQGAIRASGLLISTEAKGGASGKQLDRSPAQSQLESALETAKNLGEYAAKQLADTIETGDDDQTVKPDNSPGDKANHGHLHHHVHASKSFEAGSNTDKDGKTKSKEQAGQQKIILLHGEDGVAITTPQSQTISAGTNLDQVAQRDSNQSTGRRWIHNVGQHISLFTGGVKDKITMKLIAAKGQLQMQAQSDDIEITADKNARFTAIKGKGLFNAKQEILLTAGGAYIRIKDGKIELHAPGKVSIKGESHDWSGPKSLNPPLPAFAGKAPAVGDIQLHHFYENMEGIKSGKYTLLDLNGNKHEGALDAEGKALVSGLPMGAISVAFQADPRAPKNQERKFDIPKWPQAPLAANKIVEEAQALSLLEGLIPAAGAKAAQLATQSVAPMIAEQLAPAKALLGQAEQGLAQVQQVQAQAQQGLDQLKQVQAKAEQAQALLDQARNKIL from the coding sequence ATGGACATGAGCCAGCTTCTCGCCTCCTTTGCCGCAGCCTTTAATCAGGATCAACGCCTTATTTCGCTTCAGCTGGGCGACGGGGCGGCGTGGGGTGAGCAGCTGTTGCCGCAGCAGGTCAGCGGCAGCGAGGGGATGAATCAGGCTTACCGCTATCAGATTGATTGCTTATCCCCTGATGGCGCTTTAGAGCTTAAATCCTTACTGGGCCTGCCGGTGGTTTTATCGGTGGCAGATGCCAATGGCAGCGAGATTGAGCGCTGTGGTGTTGTCTCGCAAGCGAAGTTGCTGGGATCTGATGGCGGCTTTGCTAAATATGCGCTGACAGTAGAACCACCGTTTGCCTTACTTCGCTATCGGCGCACTTCCCGCGTGTTCCAGGATTTATCCGTGCCGGATCTCGTGAAGCAGGTTTTGGCCGAGCATCAGGCTAAAAACCCTGTGTTTGCAGCTGTGCAAACGCTGGATTTCAAATTATCCGGCACACATGGCCCGCGCTCTTATTGCCTGCAATACCGCGAATCAGATTACGATTTCTTAGTGCGGCTGATGCAAGAGGAAGGCTTAGCGTGGCGTTTTGCTCATCAGGCAGGTGACAATCCTCAGGTGCAATTGGTGGTCTTTGACGATGCCTTTGCCGTGCCGGAGGCGCAAGACAGCCAGGTGCGTTTTCACCGCGCCGATGCCACGGAAGAGTCTGATTCACTTACCGAGTGGAATAGCCAGCGTCAGGTAGGCAGCAGCAGCGTTTCCTTGGCAAGCTTTAATTACAAAGCCGCCAACACCAGCCACACCGCCGATCATAGCGCGGTAGATCAGGGCGATGGCGGGCAGCAAATCCAGTCCAGCTTTGAAGATTACGATGCCCAGACGCACTATTACGCCAGCGATGCAGAAGGCCTAAGCCACTACGCTAACTTGCGTCAGCAGGCTTTGGACGCGCAAAAGAAATCCTTCACCGGCTCTGGCACTTTACGCAGCCTGCAAGCCGGGCAATGGTTCAGATTAGAAGACCACCCCGCCCATGAATGGGACGCCGCCGAGCAGCGCGAATTCGCCATTACCGAGCTAAAATTCACCGCGCAGAATAATCTGCCGGCGGATTTAACCCAGCAACTTGGCCTAGTCGCCCCCAGCCTACTCGTAGGAGCGGTTTCAACCGCGAATCCTCCTTACCAGGCCGATTTCACCGCCCAAAGACGCGGCCAGCCGATTACCCCCGCCTTTGCCCATGAGCCACTGAGTAAACCAAAAAGCAAAGGCGTACAAACCGCCACCGTAGTGGGCCCCGCCGGATCAGAAGTCCATACCGACGAGCAAGGCCGGATTAAGGTACAGTTCCACTGGCAGCGTGCCGCAGAGCACCCGGAGTTTGGCGCAAACCTCGACGATAAATCATCCTGCTGGATCCGCGTCTCTATGCCGAGTGCCGGAGCAGGCTTTGGCCACCAGTTTATTCCGCGCATCGGCCAGGAAGTTCTCGTCGATTTTATCGAAGGCGATATCGACCGCCCTATCGTCACCGCCGTGGTCTATAACGGCAGCCACCCAGTGCCGACATTCAGCGGCGCAGGCGCTTTACCCGCCAATAAAACGCTCTCTGGCATCAAGACCAAAGAGCATGAAGGTGGCCAATACGGCGAGATGCTGTTTGACGATACAAAAGGCGAAGTCCGCACCAAATTATCCAGCGAGCATGGTAAAACCCAGCTCAATATGGGCTATCTGATCCACCCACGCACCGATGGCAAAGGCGAACCACGCGGCGAAGGCTTTGAGCTGCGCACCGACAAACAAGGTGCCATTCGCGCCAGCGGCTTACTCATCAGCACCGAAGCCAAAGGCGGCGCATCCGGCAAACAGCTAGACCGCAGCCCAGCGCAAAGCCAGCTAGAATCCGCCCTGGAAACCGCCAAAAACCTCGGCGAATACGCGGCCAAACAACTCGCCGACACCATCGAAACCGGCGACGATGATCAAACCGTCAAACCCGACAACAGCCCCGGTGACAAAGCCAACCACGGCCATCTACACCACCATGTACACGCCAGTAAAAGCTTTGAAGCGGGGTCAAACACGGATAAAGACGGTAAAACCAAATCCAAAGAGCAAGCTGGTCAGCAAAAAATCATCCTGCTGCACGGCGAGGATGGCGTAGCCATCACCACCCCGCAAAGCCAGACCATTAGCGCAGGCACAAACCTCGACCAGGTCGCCCAAAGAGACAGCAACCAAAGCACCGGCCGCCGCTGGATTCACAACGTCGGCCAGCACATCAGCCTGTTTACCGGCGGCGTTAAAGACAAAATCACCATGAAGCTGATTGCCGCCAAAGGCCAGCTACAAATGCAGGCCCAAAGCGACGACATCGAAATCACCGCCGACAAAAACGCCAGGTTCACCGCGATCAAAGGCAAGGGTCTATTCAACGCCAAACAAGAAATCCTGCTCACCGCAGGCGGCGCTTATATCCGCATCAAAGACGGCAAGATCGAGCTGCATGCGCCGGGGAAAGTGAGTATTAAGGGCGAGAGTCATGATTGGAGCGGGCCGAAGAGTTTGAACCCGCCTTTGCCAGCATTTGCAGGCAAGGCACCTGCCGTAGGCGATATTCAGCTCCATCATTTCTATGAAAATATGGAAGGGATTAAAAGCGGCAAGTACACCTTGCTGGATCTCAATGGAAATAAGCATGAAGGGGCTTTAGATGCAGAGGGCAAAGCGCTGGTGAGTGGCTTGCCTATGGGCGCAATCAGCGTTGCCTTTCAGGCTGACCCGCGTGCACCTAAAAATCAGGAACGTAAGTTCGATATTCCTAAATGGCCCCAAGCGCCTTTGGCGGCCAATAAGATCGTCGAGGAGGCGCAAGCATTAAGCCTGCTTGAAGGATTGATCCCTGCGGCTGGGGCTAAAGCAGCTCAGCTAGCGACTCAATCTGTGGCTCCAATGATCGCTGAACAACTTGCCCCCGCCAAAGCACTACTCGGGCAGGCAGAGCAAGGCTTAGCACAAGTTCAGCAAGTGCAGGCTCAGGCCCAGCAAGGGCTGGATCAGCTAAAACAAGTACAGGCCAAAGCGGAACAAGCGCAGGCCTTACTCGATCAAGCCAGAAATAAAATTCTTTGA
- the tssE gene encoding type VI secretion system baseplate subunit TssE → MSTPRRQTLTLPSVLDRLLDNEPDISHASSAMLFELPQFRRALARDLEALLNTRIMDLPETFEAYPLATDSMLLFGIPDLSGISLLNPDDREMLRDRLRRAIERHEPRLSRVKISLDAPRELERHLRFRVDAVLKVHPHRPPVSFDATLQLSSNVYRIQDR, encoded by the coding sequence ATGAGCACGCCACGCCGCCAAACCCTTACCCTGCCGTCCGTACTGGACAGGCTGCTGGATAACGAGCCGGATATCAGCCACGCATCATCGGCCATGCTATTTGAGCTGCCACAGTTTCGCCGGGCGCTGGCGCGCGATTTAGAAGCGCTGCTCAATACGCGGATTATGGATTTACCCGAGACTTTTGAAGCCTATCCGCTGGCCACAGATTCGATGCTGCTATTTGGTATTCCGGATTTATCCGGCATTAGCCTGCTAAACCCAGACGACAGAGAAATGCTGCGTGATCGCTTACGCCGCGCCATTGAGCGGCACGAGCCGCGCTTAAGCCGCGTAAAAATCAGTCTAGATGCCCCGCGCGAATTAGAGCGGCATTTGCGCTTCAGGGTGGATGCCGTGCTCAAAGTACATCCGCACCGCCCCCCTGTTAGTTTTGATGCCACTTTGCAACTCTCGTCCAACGTTTATCGTATTCAGGACAGATAA
- the icmH gene encoding type IVB secretion system protein IcmH/DotU codes for MSQTANTEAHPLAVAKPSAPSLRELLEDGIYLLFLLRDGNAPSSAAEFNRRVDHFLAQFEKNARNFGKEVPNISEAKYAFCALMDEIILSSEFSLREEWERMPLQLRIFGEHLAGEGFFDRLEVLRRDPNNNFEAMEVFHTCLLLGFQGKYLLEGQEKLGYLTARVGQEIQQVRGGKAEFAPNWKLPQRFQAFVRHELPLWLYFALLALVGAGLFIAYRLLLAQELSKIIA; via the coding sequence ATGAGTCAAACCGCTAACACAGAAGCGCATCCGCTGGCCGTAGCCAAGCCATCCGCCCCCAGCCTGCGCGAATTACTAGAAGACGGCATTTATCTGCTGTTTTTACTCAGGGACGGCAACGCCCCAAGCAGCGCTGCCGAATTCAACCGCCGCGTGGATCATTTCCTCGCCCAGTTTGAAAAAAATGCCCGCAACTTTGGCAAAGAAGTCCCCAATATCAGCGAGGCCAAATACGCTTTCTGCGCGCTGATGGATGAAATTATTCTTTCATCAGAATTCAGCCTGCGCGAAGAGTGGGAACGGATGCCTTTGCAATTACGCATTTTTGGCGAGCATCTGGCCGGTGAAGGTTTCTTTGATCGTCTGGAAGTATTGCGCCGCGATCCAAATAATAATTTCGAGGCCATGGAAGTCTTCCACACCTGCCTTTTACTGGGCTTTCAGGGCAAATATCTGCTGGAAGGCCAAGAAAAACTGGGCTATTTAACCGCCCGCGTAGGCCAGGAAATCCAGCAGGTCAGAGGCGGAAAAGCAGAATTTGCCCCTAACTGGAAGCTGCCACAGCGCTTTCAAGCCTTTGTGCGCCACGAACTACCGCTCTGGCTGTACTTCGCACTGCTGGCCTTGGTAGGCGCCGGGCTGTTTATCGCATATCGCTTATTACTGGCTCAGGAATTAAGCAAGATCATTGCTTAA
- the tssK gene encoding type VI secretion system baseplate subunit TssK: MLKAKRVLWGEGMFLRPQHFQQQSLLQDYQQAETRQLLSRHSWGLQKFQIDEVALRGGQVRLDSLSLLFRDGSLFQAPQSEPLPLSRNLNDLPQVGVSTTLYACLAELQPYGGNTQTNENTASRSTRYRSAHQGVADLYTQALEADLTTLELDVRLMVEEENRDGYEAVPLGKLVKDATGQWSLGAGFYPPATTVSAIPELSQNLRRLLDILLVKSQALAGAHRERAKNVMEYGTTDIASFWLLHTVNRNFARINHLVKCEPLHPEELYRALAEFCGELQTFSSVYTLADIPPYRHEALHDSLLVLDVQIRELLDTVISARYAVIPLTSPKPSFHIGRLESDRFLENVDFYLSIQSEQSSSGIIETVPLKFKIGAPDDVDKILNSAMRGVSISYAAQTPSAIPIRVGNHYFAFEPKGDIYQRMLQSRSICIYVPQSLSDLKLELIAVFR; encoded by the coding sequence ATGTTGAAAGCCAAACGTGTTTTATGGGGCGAAGGAATGTTCCTTCGCCCGCAGCATTTCCAGCAGCAGTCTTTATTGCAAGATTATCAACAAGCTGAAACACGCCAGTTGCTCAGCCGCCACAGCTGGGGTTTACAGAAGTTTCAGATTGACGAAGTCGCCCTGCGCGGCGGCCAGGTTCGCTTAGATTCGCTCTCGCTTTTATTCAGAGATGGCAGCCTGTTTCAGGCCCCGCAATCCGAGCCGCTGCCCTTATCCCGTAATCTGAATGATTTGCCGCAAGTGGGCGTGAGCACCACACTTTATGCCTGCCTTGCCGAGCTGCAGCCCTATGGCGGCAACACGCAAACCAATGAAAACACCGCATCGCGCTCTACCCGCTACCGCAGCGCACATCAGGGTGTGGCCGATTTATACACGCAGGCGCTGGAAGCTGATCTCACCACGCTGGAGCTGGATGTCCGCCTGATGGTGGAAGAAGAAAACCGCGATGGTTATGAAGCGGTTCCACTCGGAAAATTAGTGAAGGACGCCACAGGCCAGTGGTCTTTGGGTGCCGGTTTTTACCCGCCCGCCACTACGGTGAGCGCCATCCCTGAGCTCAGCCAGAATCTGCGCCGCTTATTAGATATTTTGCTGGTTAAAAGCCAGGCACTGGCCGGTGCTCACCGCGAGCGCGCCAAAAATGTGATGGAATACGGCACCACCGACATCGCTTCTTTTTGGCTGCTGCACACGGTAAACCGCAACTTTGCCCGCATCAATCACTTAGTAAAGTGTGAGCCACTTCACCCTGAAGAGCTTTATCGTGCACTTGCCGAATTCTGTGGCGAATTGCAGACATTCTCATCGGTTTACACACTGGCCGATATTCCGCCTTACCGCCACGAAGCCCTGCACGACAGCCTGCTAGTGCTGGATGTACAGATCCGTGAATTGCTCGATACCGTCATTTCAGCGCGTTACGCTGTGATCCCGCTCACATCACCGAAGCCTTCATTCCATATTGGCCGGCTGGAAAGCGATCGCTTCCTTGAAAATGTTGACTTCTACCTGTCAATTCAAAGCGAGCAATCGTCATCCGGCATCATTGAAACCGTACCGCTTAAATTTAAAATTGGCGCGCCGGACGATGTAGATAAGATTTTGAATTCGGCCATGCGCGGCGTCAGCATCTCCTACGCGGCACAAACGCCATCCGCGATTCCGATTCGCGTAGGTAATCATTACTTTGCCTTTGAGCCTAAAGGCGATATTTATCAACGCATGCTGCAATCACGCAGTATTTGTATTTATGTTCCGCAATCGCTGTCGGATTTAAAACTAGAGCTGATTGCAGTCTTTCGCTGA
- the tssJ gene encoding type VI secretion system lipoprotein TssJ, which produces MMLIHSLKKHAKVALVVSSLLVLSACASSGPKPFKIQGEADPALNRDSSGRPLSLVLRLYQLKGIEEFNRLTFDSLVSGKSDTELLGNSLISQNEFVLLPGKTLTLDDKIAPETKFLGVVGFFRKPDSQLWRVLVNAEDVRDEKEFSIKAQDCYLQVIHPKAQLIPGQPASFKADCGFISKKPALKTK; this is translated from the coding sequence ATGATGCTCATTCATTCACTTAAAAAACACGCCAAAGTGGCATTGGTCGTTTCCAGCCTGCTCGTACTTTCTGCCTGCGCCAGCAGCGGCCCGAAACCCTTCAAAATTCAGGGTGAAGCAGACCCAGCGCTCAACCGGGACAGCAGCGGCAGGCCGCTTTCCCTGGTGCTCAGGCTGTACCAATTAAAGGGAATTGAAGAATTTAACCGCCTGACATTTGACTCGCTAGTCAGTGGAAAATCGGATACAGAATTACTGGGCAACTCGCTCATTTCACAAAATGAATTTGTGCTGCTACCCGGGAAAACACTCACTCTGGACGACAAAATTGCCCCAGAAACCAAATTTTTGGGCGTCGTTGGCTTCTTTCGCAAGCCTGACTCCCAGCTCTGGCGTGTACTGGTAAATGCAGAAGATGTGCGGGACGAAAAAGAATTCAGCATCAAAGCGCAAGATTGCTATCTGCAAGTGATTCACCCCAAAGCCCAGCTTATTCCCGGCCAGCCAGCAAGTTTTAAGGCGGACTGCGGCTTTATCAGCAAAAAACCAGCCCTGAAAACTAAATAA